A single window of Phoenix dactylifera cultivar Barhee BC4 unplaced genomic scaffold, palm_55x_up_171113_PBpolish2nd_filt_p 000117F, whole genome shotgun sequence DNA harbors:
- the LOC120103970 gene encoding LEAF RUST 10 DISEASE-RESISTANCE LOCUS RECEPTOR-LIKE PROTEIN KINASE-like 1.2, producing MDPRRLASIIAILLLTHTIASGEDCRPSSCGDLRNISYPFRLTTDPSTCGDPQYQLTCDQNRAVLELYSTKYYVEEISYEDQVARVVLADLSRQSLPFLRPSKFKYGDPFDMNRSSNSVAFVTCPASSVDDPSLHVPVASCVDNSSSSKEYLYALAGDATVADLRKSCATAGTVPVAGMLRNRPHAVS from the exons ATGGACCCGAGACGGCTGGCCTCCATTATAGCCATCTTGCTGTTAACGCATACCATCGCCTCCGGAGAGGACTGCCGGCCTTCTTCTTGCGGAGATCTCCGGAACATAAGCTACCCCTTTCGCCTGACCACCGATCCTTCCACCTGCGGCGATCCCCAGTACCAACTCACCTGTGATCAGAACCGAGCCGTCTTGGAGCTGTATTCGACCAAGTACTACGTGGAGGAGATCTCCTACGAGGACCAGGTGGCCCGCGTCGTCCTCGCCGACCTCTCCCGGCAGTCTCTACCCTTCTTGCGTCCGAGCAAATTCAAGTATGGAGATCCCTTCGACATGAACCGAAGCAGCAACAGCGTCGCGTTCGTAACTTGCCCCGCATCATCGGTGGACGATCCTTCGTTACATGTCCCCGTCGCTTCTTGTGTCGATAACTCTTCCTCCTCCAAAGAGTACTTGTATGCGCTGGCGGGGGATGCGACGGTGGCAGATCTTCGGAAGAGCTGCGCTACCGCAGGGACGGTGCCTGTGGCGGGCATGCTTCGGAATC GTCCCCATGCTGTGTCGTGA